The Chitinophagaceae bacterium genome includes a window with the following:
- a CDS encoding site-specific DNA-methyltransferase — protein sequence MDINKLILGDNLEILRTIETETVNLIYLDPPFFSNRNYEVIWGDNGEVRSFEDRFSGGIDHYIAWLKERVIEMHRILKQTGSLFLHCDWHANAYIKVYILDKVFGDKNFRNEIIWCYNGPSNTSKNFPSKSDTIYRYSKSDNFIFNKESVLIPYDQGTLERRKYAETKKKGIKFQGKPYNEYFNGKVPFNWWIDIPSGGQMSSKERLGYPTQKPEKLLERIITCASNEN from the coding sequence ATGGATATAAACAAACTCATCTTAGGAGACAATTTAGAAATTTTACGAACTATAGAAACAGAAACGGTGAATTTAATCTATCTTGACCCACCGTTTTTTAGCAATAGAAATTACGAGGTAATTTGGGGAGACAATGGAGAAGTGCGAAGTTTTGAAGACCGCTTTTCAGGAGGAATAGACCATTATATTGCTTGGCTCAAAGAACGAGTCATAGAAATGCACCGAATATTAAAACAAACAGGATCCCTATTTTTACACTGTGATTGGCATGCAAATGCTTATATAAAAGTATATATTTTAGATAAAGTTTTTGGAGATAAAAACTTTAGAAATGAAATTATTTGGTGTTATAATGGACCTTCTAATACTTCTAAAAACTTCCCATCAAAATCAGATACCATATATAGATATAGTAAATCGGATAATTTTATTTTTAACAAAGAATCTGTTTTAATCCCTTATGACCAGGGCACTTTAGAAAGAAGAAAATATGCGGAAACAAAAAAGAAAGGAATAAAATTTCAAGGAAAACCATATAATGAATACTTTAATGGTAAAGTACCCTTTAATTGGTGGATAGATATTCCATCGGGTGGACAAATGTCTTCCAAAGAACGACTTGGCTATCCTACCCAAAAACCCGAAAAACTATTAGAAAGAATAATAACATGTGCTTCTAATGAAAACG
- a CDS encoding efflux RND transporter permease subunit: protein MASLSSISIRRPVLALVMSIVIVLFGVIGFRFLGVREYPSVDPPIVSVFTSYVGANADIIESQITEPLEESINGIAGIKRLTSTSRDGSSVITVEFSLDVDMEAATNDVRDRVSRAVSNLPPDCNPPTVQKNDADSSPLVFLGIQSDKRSLLELTDIAYNTFKERFQTIKGVSSVQVWGEKKYSMRLWMSPDKLAAYKLSPLDVLSAITRDNVELPSGRVEGFNTELSVRTLGRLTTDDDFNNLILKEEGNNIVRFSDVGKAVLGAENLRTVLKRDSIPMVGIVLLPQPGSNVIEIVDEFYRRLEFLKKDIPADIQPVIGFDVSKYVKQSIYEVEETIFLAFLLVILIIFAFLRDWRSTLIPIASIPISLIGTFFIMYLAGFSINVLTLLGIVLAIGMVVDDTIVVLENIYTKTENGMDPREAGIKGSEEIFFAVISTTVALAAVFMPVVFLSGPTGRLFREFGIVVAGSVIISAFVALTLTPMLATKILKRNEKKSWFYYKTEPFFEWMHSFYNRTLASFMKKKWIALLIVFFSFSLIGVLIKTLPSELIPSEDRNEFRIMSTAPEGSTFNYMTTYLDRMYSLVKKEVAEVDGIVSVTSPSFGGGSGVNSGFTRLILVDANKRKRSQQEIVNAITPKIMQQTEARSFITQPASIGNRRAGLPVQFVIQAPTVEKLREKIPLFMQEASKDPHFSFVDINLKFTKPEINIDIDRNKARNLGVSIRDIAQTLQLGMSGSRFGYFIMNGKQYQIIGQVELENRNDPRDIRSLYVKNQRGELVQLDNLIRINERSTPPALYRFNRFASATISASIAPGYTIGDCIQAMENIAKKTLDETFATDLEGTSAEYRDSSSSLYFAFVFALVLIYLVLAAQFESFRDPITIMITVPMGIAGAFLSLWYFNQSLNLFSQIGIIMLIGLVTKNGILIVEFANQKIEEGIPVQEAIISSAEQRFRPILMTSFSTILGTLPIALALGAGSESRVSMGIAIIGGLIFSTFLTLYVIPAMYMYITDKKKK, encoded by the coding sequence ATGGCATCATTATCATCAATAAGTATTAGACGACCTGTATTAGCATTGGTTATGTCTATTGTGATTGTTTTATTTGGAGTAATAGGATTTAGATTTTTAGGTGTTCGAGAGTATCCGAGCGTGGATCCGCCGATAGTATCTGTTTTCACAAGTTATGTAGGTGCGAATGCAGATATTATAGAATCACAAATTACGGAGCCTCTTGAGGAATCTATCAATGGTATAGCAGGTATAAAACGTCTCACTTCTACGAGTAGAGATGGTTCGAGTGTTATTACGGTTGAGTTTTCGTTAGATGTGGATATGGAGGCTGCGACGAATGATGTGCGAGATAGGGTTTCTCGTGCCGTATCTAACCTTCCTCCCGACTGTAATCCTCCAACGGTGCAAAAAAATGATGCGGATTCTTCTCCATTAGTTTTTTTAGGTATCCAAAGTGATAAGCGATCTCTCTTAGAACTTACAGATATTGCTTATAATACTTTTAAGGAGCGGTTTCAAACTATAAAAGGAGTATCCTCAGTTCAGGTATGGGGAGAGAAGAAGTATTCTATGCGTCTTTGGATGTCTCCTGATAAACTTGCTGCGTATAAGTTAAGCCCTTTAGATGTTTTATCTGCCATAACAAGGGATAACGTAGAATTACCTTCGGGAAGAGTAGAGGGATTTAATACAGAACTTTCTGTTCGTACCTTGGGCAGATTAACTACCGATGATGATTTTAATAATTTGATACTGAAAGAAGAGGGGAATAATATAGTAAGATTCTCTGACGTAGGCAAAGCAGTATTAGGGGCTGAAAATTTGCGTACGGTTTTAAAAAGAGATAGTATTCCTATGGTAGGAATAGTATTACTTCCGCAGCCTGGTTCTAATGTGATAGAAATAGTAGATGAATTTTATAGGCGTTTAGAGTTTTTGAAAAAAGATATTCCTGCGGACATACAGCCTGTTATTGGTTTTGATGTATCCAAATATGTAAAGCAATCTATATATGAAGTAGAGGAGACGATATTTTTAGCATTTCTATTAGTTATACTTATCATCTTTGCTTTTTTGAGAGATTGGCGTTCAACTCTTATTCCCATAGCATCTATACCAATTTCGTTGATAGGTACTTTTTTTATAATGTATTTAGCAGGTTTTTCTATCAATGTTCTTACTTTATTAGGAATAGTATTAGCAATAGGAATGGTGGTAGATGATACTATTGTAGTTTTAGAGAATATTTATACAAAAACAGAAAACGGAATGGATCCGAGAGAAGCTGGTATAAAAGGTTCTGAGGAGATATTTTTTGCTGTTATATCTACTACTGTTGCTTTAGCGGCGGTTTTTATGCCTGTTGTATTTTTGAGTGGTCCTACAGGTCGTCTTTTTAGAGAATTTGGGATTGTGGTTGCGGGTTCTGTTATCATTTCTGCGTTTGTTGCCCTTACTCTTACCCCTATGCTTGCAACCAAAATTTTAAAGCGGAATGAAAAAAAATCATGGTTTTATTATAAAACAGAACCTTTCTTTGAATGGATGCACTCTTTTTATAATAGAACCCTTGCATCATTTATGAAAAAAAAATGGATAGCATTACTCATTGTTTTTTTCTCTTTTTCACTCATCGGAGTATTAATAAAAACTCTTCCATCAGAACTGATCCCTTCTGAGGATAGAAATGAATTTAGAATTATGTCCACCGCCCCCGAAGGTTCTACTTTTAACTATATGACTACCTACTTAGATAGGATGTATAGCTTGGTAAAAAAAGAAGTTGCGGAAGTAGATGGAATAGTAAGTGTTACGAGTCCTTCTTTTGGTGGAGGTTCAGGAGTAAATTCTGGTTTTACTCGGCTTATATTAGTAGATGCCAATAAAAGAAAGCGATCCCAACAAGAGATAGTCAATGCCATTACTCCAAAAATTATGCAACAAACCGAGGCAAGGTCTTTTATTACTCAACCAGCTTCTATTGGAAATAGAAGGGCAGGGCTTCCCGTGCAATTTGTCATACAAGCACCCACTGTAGAAAAGCTACGAGAAAAGATACCCCTCTTTATGCAAGAAGCAAGTAAAGACCCACATTTTAGTTTTGTGGATATAAACCTAAAATTTACAAAACCAGAGATAAACATAGACATAGACAGAAATAAAGCCCGCAATTTAGGAGTATCTATCCGAGATATAGCCCAAACCTTACAATTAGGAATGAGCGGAAGTCGTTTCGGATATTTTATAATGAACGGAAAACAATATCAAATTATTGGGCAAGTAGAGTTAGAAAACAGAAACGACCCTCGTGATATTCGTTCTCTCTATGTAAAAAATCAAAGAGGAGAATTAGTGCAATTGGACAATCTCATTCGTATCAATGAAAGAAGTACACCACCGGCTCTCTACAGGTTTAATAGATTTGCCTCTGCTACTATATCTGCATCTATAGCTCCGGGTTATACTATAGGGGATTGCATTCAGGCAATGGAAAACATCGCCAAAAAAACCTTAGATGAAACATTTGCAACCGATTTAGAAGGTACCTCCGCAGAATATCGTGACTCTTCCTCCAGCTTGTATTTTGCCTTTGTTTTTGCCTTAGTACTTATTTATTTGGTTCTTGCCGCACAATTTGAAAGCTTTCGTGACCCCATAACCATAATGATAACCGTACCAATGGGCATAGCAGGTGCTTTTCTATCTCTTTGGTATTTCAATCAATCCCTTAACCTGTTTAGTCAAATAGGAATTATTATGCTCATAGGGTTGGTTACCAAAAATGGAATACTCATAGTAGAGTTTGCAAATCAAAAAATAGAAGAAGGTATCCCCGTCCAAGAAGCAATCATATCTTCCGCAGAACAAAGATTTAGACCCATCTTAATGACCAGTTTCTCTACTATATTAGGAACATTACCCATAGCCCTTGCCTTGGGAGCAGGTTCAGAAAGCCGTGTTTCTATGGGAATAGCCATTATTGGAGGACTCATATTCTCTACTTTTCTTACCCTTTATGTTATCCCCGCCATGTATATGTATATAACAGATAAAAAAAAGAAATGA
- the clpB gene encoding ATP-dependent chaperone ClpB, whose translation MNFNNYTAKSQDIIQNAAQLAVSSGQQTVEPGHLLKSIMKEDDFMGFFLKKCSVNKSLLTERLDSILHTYPKVSITGDTYLSQNSLAVLQRSTSFLKEFKDEYVAIEHIFLALATGKDQIGNLLVEVGFLEKLIRIAIKDLRSGSTVKNPNSDAQYRSLERYAKNLNVLAEQGKIDPVIGRDEEIRRVLQILSRRTKNNPLLLGEPGVGKTAIVEGMAQRIVQKDVPEGLQNKCIYTLDMGLLLAGAKYKGEFEERLKSVIKEVVESDGQIILFIDEIHTLIGAGGGGESAMDAANLLKPALARGELHTIGATTFKEYQKYIEKDKALERRFQTVLVDEPDTTDAISILRGIKDRYELHHGVRIKDAAVIAAVELSHRYISDRFLPDKAIDLIDEAASKLRIEIDSIPEELDELNRKIMQFEIEREAIKREKDTEKELSLSKEIASLSEQRNILKSRWENEKKTIQNIRKEKECIEKLKIESEQAERSGDYGKVAEIRYGKIIESENKLKQLQQKIKEIQGEALLKEEVEANDIAEIVAKWTGIPVTKMLQSEREKLLHIEEELSKRVAGQKEAITAIADAVRRSRAGLQDPKRPIGSFIFMGTTGVGKTELAKALTDYLFNDEQAMIRIDMSEYQEKHNVSRLIGAPPGYIGYEEGGQLTESVRRKPYSVILLDEIEKAHPDVFNILLQVLDDGRLTDNKGRVATFKNTIIIMTTNLGSHIIQENMEKAESFNKEQILEDTKQELLTLLKQTIRPEFINRIDEIILFHPLSEEDIIKVVKIQFKNIQERLKANNIYIEATDEVLAYLANIGFDPQFGARHLKRIMQKLILNPLSKDILANKVEKDSVIEISLTNKNTIAFANIEINKTFAKE comes from the coding sequence ATGAACTTTAATAACTACACAGCTAAATCGCAAGATATTATTCAAAACGCTGCCCAGCTGGCAGTAAGTTCGGGACAACAAACAGTAGAACCCGGACATTTGTTAAAATCTATTATGAAAGAAGATGATTTCATGGGTTTCTTTCTCAAAAAATGCTCCGTAAATAAATCTCTTTTAACGGAACGATTAGACAGTATCTTACATACTTACCCCAAGGTTTCCATCACAGGAGATACTTATTTATCCCAAAACTCCTTGGCGGTCCTACAAAGATCTACATCTTTCTTGAAAGAGTTTAAAGATGAATATGTAGCAATAGAACATATTTTTTTAGCATTAGCTACGGGAAAAGACCAGATAGGAAACCTTTTAGTGGAAGTAGGTTTTTTAGAAAAACTCATCAGAATAGCAATAAAAGATTTACGAAGCGGAAGCACTGTGAAAAACCCAAATTCCGATGCTCAATATAGAAGCTTAGAAAGATATGCAAAGAATCTAAACGTTCTTGCAGAACAAGGAAAAATAGATCCTGTTATAGGACGGGATGAAGAAATACGTCGGGTTTTACAAATACTTTCTCGCAGGACAAAAAATAATCCCCTCTTGTTAGGGGAACCAGGAGTTGGTAAAACAGCAATTGTAGAAGGGATGGCACAAAGAATTGTGCAAAAAGATGTTCCCGAAGGATTACAAAATAAGTGTATTTATACCCTCGATATGGGATTACTACTTGCGGGGGCTAAATATAAAGGAGAATTTGAAGAACGCCTTAAATCTGTTATAAAAGAAGTGGTGGAAAGCGATGGACAAATAATTCTCTTTATTGATGAAATCCATACCCTTATCGGTGCTGGTGGAGGAGGTGAAAGTGCTATGGATGCTGCAAATCTCTTAAAACCCGCACTTGCCCGAGGAGAACTCCACACCATCGGTGCTACTACTTTTAAAGAATACCAAAAATATATAGAAAAAGATAAAGCCCTAGAAAGACGATTCCAAACGGTACTGGTAGATGAACCAGATACTACCGATGCCATTTCTATTCTAAGAGGAATTAAAGATAGATACGAACTCCACCACGGAGTAAGAATTAAAGATGCCGCAGTGATTGCCGCAGTAGAACTTTCTCACCGTTATATTTCTGATAGATTTTTACCCGATAAAGCAATAGATCTCATAGATGAAGCAGCTTCCAAACTCCGCATAGAAATTGATTCTATTCCCGAAGAATTAGACGAACTCAATAGAAAAATTATGCAATTCGAAATAGAAAGAGAAGCAATTAAAAGAGAAAAAGATACAGAAAAAGAACTCTCTCTCTCTAAAGAAATCGCATCGCTTTCAGAACAACGAAACATTCTCAAATCTCGATGGGAAAATGAAAAAAAAACCATTCAAAATATACGAAAAGAAAAAGAATGCATAGAAAAATTAAAAATAGAATCCGAACAAGCAGAACGATCCGGAGATTATGGAAAAGTAGCGGAAATCAGATACGGTAAAATTATAGAATCTGAAAATAAACTCAAACAACTGCAACAAAAAATAAAAGAGATACAAGGAGAAGCCCTCCTCAAAGAAGAAGTAGAAGCAAATGATATTGCAGAAATAGTAGCAAAATGGACAGGAATACCTGTTACTAAAATGCTCCAAAGCGAACGAGAAAAACTACTCCACATAGAAGAAGAACTCTCTAAAAGAGTTGCAGGACAAAAAGAAGCCATTACCGCTATCGCTGATGCTGTAAGAAGAAGCAGAGCAGGACTACAAGACCCAAAACGACCAATAGGATCTTTTATATTCATGGGAACTACAGGTGTCGGAAAAACAGAACTCGCTAAAGCACTTACTGATTATTTATTTAATGATGAGCAAGCGATGATACGAATAGACATGAGCGAATACCAAGAAAAACATAATGTAAGCCGACTTATTGGAGCACCACCAGGATATATTGGTTATGAAGAAGGAGGGCAACTGACAGAATCAGTGAGAAGAAAACCATATTCTGTTATACTCTTGGACGAAATAGAAAAAGCACATCCAGACGTGTTTAACATACTTTTACAGGTTTTAGATGACGGCAGATTAACAGATAACAAGGGAAGAGTAGCTACTTTCAAAAATACTATCATTATTATGACTACAAACCTCGGTTCCCATATCATTCAAGAAAATATGGAAAAAGCAGAAAGTTTTAACAAAGAACAAATTTTAGAGGACACAAAACAAGAACTCTTAACCCTTTTGAAACAAACTATACGCCCAGAATTTATCAATAGAATTGATGAAATAATACTATTCCACCCTCTATCCGAAGAAGATATTATAAAAGTAGTAAAAATTCAATTTAAAAATATCCAAGAAAGATTAAAAGCAAATAATATCTACATAGAAGCAACAGATGAAGTATTAGCATACTTAGCAAATATAGGTTTCGACCCCCAATTTGGTGCCAGACACCTCAAAAGAATTATGCAAAAACTCATACTGAATCCACTCTCAAAAGATATCTTAGCTAATAAAGTAGAAAAAGATTCCGTTATTGAAATATCCCTTACCAACAAAAATACAATAGCTTTTGCTAATATTGAAATTAATAAAACCTTTGCAAAAGAATAA
- a CDS encoding pyruvate dehydrogenase complex E1 component subunit beta, whose protein sequence is MKERELQFREALGEAMSEEMRRDATVFLMGEEVAEYNGAYKVSQGMLAEFGAERVIDTPIAELGFAGICVGAAINGLKPIVEFMTFNFSLVAIDQIINGAAKMMSMSGGQINVPIVFRGPTGNAGQLSSQHSQNFENWYANTPGLKVVVPSNPYDAKGLLKSSIRDPDPVIFMESELMYGDKGEVPTTEYLIPIGTAKIIKEGKDVTLVSFGKIMKTIIEAEKILQKENIQAEVIDLRSVRPIDYQTIVDSVRKTNRLVIVEEAWPLGSIASELTYHIQRYAFDYLDAPIRRVTNKDVPLPYAPTLIDYILPDVEKTIQAVKSTLYR, encoded by the coding sequence ATGAAAGAACGAGAGTTACAATTCAGGGAAGCATTAGGAGAAGCGATGAGTGAGGAAATGCGAAGAGATGCAACGGTATTTTTGATGGGAGAAGAAGTAGCAGAATATAATGGAGCATATAAAGTAAGCCAGGGTATGCTTGCAGAATTTGGTGCAGAAAGGGTCATAGATACTCCCATAGCAGAATTAGGATTTGCAGGAATATGTGTAGGAGCAGCTATAAATGGCTTAAAACCCATAGTCGAATTTATGACATTTAATTTTTCTTTAGTAGCAATAGATCAAATCATAAATGGAGCTGCAAAGATGATGTCTATGTCCGGAGGACAAATAAATGTTCCCATTGTATTTAGAGGACCAACCGGAAATGCAGGACAATTAAGTTCACAACATTCTCAAAACTTCGAAAATTGGTATGCAAACACACCGGGATTAAAAGTAGTCGTTCCTTCCAATCCTTATGATGCAAAAGGACTATTAAAATCTTCTATAAGAGACCCCGATCCTGTTATTTTTATGGAATCCGAGCTTATGTATGGCGATAAAGGGGAAGTTCCTACAACAGAATATCTCATACCCATTGGAACGGCAAAAATAATAAAAGAGGGAAAAGATGTAACTTTAGTATCATTTGGAAAAATAATGAAAACAATCATAGAAGCAGAGAAAATACTCCAAAAGGAAAATATCCAAGCGGAAGTAATAGACCTTCGTTCTGTTCGTCCTATAGATTATCAAACCATAGTAGATTCTGTCCGAAAAACAAATCGTTTAGTTATCGTAGAAGAAGCTTGGCCTCTCGGCTCTATAGCATCTGAATTAACCTATCATATACAAAGATATGCTTTTGACTATCTAGATGCCCCTATCAGAAGGGTGACCAATAAAGATGTACCTCTCCCTTACGCACCCACTCTCATTGACTATATTTTACCCGATGTAGAAAAAACAATACAAGCAGTAAAATCTACTCTGTATAGATAA
- the lepB gene encoding signal peptidase I yields MKNKFFQKLIPTKKTEKQKKGIFREWADSIIFAVIFASLLRWGFMEAYVIPTPSMENSLLVGDFLFVNKISYGPRTPETPLQIPLTHQKIWLTEIPSYLNWITLPMFRFPGISSIDRNDVVVFNYPPELESPVDIKTHYIKRCVAIAGDTIEIKNTQVYINKKASENPPNMQFRYYIHTNQTISDRVFKKYNIWEITPMQGGYLVHTSPKTIEEMKKEPFIIDILNTTFPQEQTNPRIFPNAKYFPWNQDHFGPLVIPYKGQKITLSDTILKKYGSTIINYEKIKKPFIKNGKLFIDGIEVKEYTFQQNYYFMMGDNRHNSEDSRFWGFVPEDHIVGEASFIWLSTDAQKPFFQKIRWNRFFQIIK; encoded by the coding sequence ATGAAAAATAAATTCTTTCAAAAATTAATACCAACAAAGAAAACAGAAAAACAGAAAAAAGGAATCTTTCGGGAATGGGCAGATTCTATAATATTTGCAGTAATATTTGCATCATTACTCCGATGGGGTTTTATGGAAGCATACGTAATACCTACTCCATCAATGGAAAATTCACTCCTTGTAGGAGATTTTTTATTTGTAAATAAAATATCATACGGACCAAGAACCCCTGAAACTCCTCTTCAAATACCATTAACACATCAAAAAATATGGCTCACCGAAATACCCTCTTATCTGAACTGGATAACACTACCAATGTTCAGATTCCCTGGAATAAGTTCTATTGATAGAAATGATGTAGTAGTATTTAATTACCCACCTGAGTTAGAAAGCCCCGTAGATATCAAAACTCATTATATAAAGCGATGCGTAGCTATAGCAGGTGATACCATAGAAATAAAAAATACCCAAGTATATATAAATAAAAAAGCTTCGGAAAATCCACCTAATATGCAATTTAGATATTATATCCACACAAATCAAACTATCAGCGACCGTGTATTTAAAAAATATAATATCTGGGAAATTACCCCTATGCAAGGAGGATATTTAGTACACACCTCTCCCAAAACTATAGAAGAAATGAAAAAAGAACCTTTCATAATAGATATATTAAACACCACATTTCCTCAAGAACAAACAAATCCAAGAATATTTCCGAATGCAAAATACTTTCCATGGAATCAAGACCATTTTGGTCCCCTAGTAATACCTTATAAAGGACAAAAAATAACTCTTTCAGATACCATCTTGAAAAAATATGGTTCTACTATTATAAATTATGAAAAAATAAAAAAACCATTTATAAAGAATGGAAAGTTATTTATAGATGGAATAGAAGTAAAAGAATATACATTTCAACAAAATTACTATTTTATGATGGGAGATAACAGACATAATTCAGAAGACAGTAGATTTTGGGGCTTTGTTCCCGAAGATCATATTGTAGGAGAAGCTTCTTTTATATGGCTTAGCACCGATGCTCAAAAACCTTTCTTTCAAAAAATACGGTGGAATAGATTTTTCCAAATAATAAAATAA
- a CDS encoding universal stress protein — MKTIVVPIDFSKESIYALDFAVDTAKIKKTKIVLIHIIEIPNHTSSSETGEVTTFVSQEEQTYTVLLIEKTKERFAELCEDEKYKGTEIEYIITMGTFVKTFIKQAKELNADIIIMGTSGARGMSEIFIGSNSEKVVRHSPCPVITIREPMQSTIKNIVFASDFKNITDDLVRQLLNIQRMFHAYLHLVKVNTPAHFNPYSKDMSDIEWFIGKYNIKKYTKTIYNDFTEEEGIKHFAFQIGADIVALGTRQHTGVIHLLSESIAENVVNHSFVPVWTYKIE; from the coding sequence ATGAAAACAATAGTAGTACCAATAGATTTTTCAAAAGAATCTATCTATGCCTTAGATTTTGCAGTAGATACTGCTAAAATAAAAAAAACAAAAATAGTTTTAATTCATATAATAGAAATACCAAATCACACAAGTTCTTCAGAAACAGGAGAAGTTACAACGTTTGTTTCACAAGAAGAACAAACATACACTGTTTTACTTATTGAAAAAACAAAAGAAAGATTCGCTGAACTTTGTGAAGATGAAAAATACAAAGGTACAGAAATAGAATACATTATAACCATGGGTACTTTTGTGAAAACTTTCATCAAACAAGCAAAAGAGTTGAATGCAGACATTATTATTATGGGAACATCAGGGGCCAGAGGTATGAGTGAGATATTTATTGGTTCTAACTCAGAGAAAGTAGTGAGGCATTCCCCATGTCCCGTCATTACTATTCGTGAACCAATGCAGAGTACTATAAAAAATATCGTCTTCGCATCCGATTTTAAAAATATAACAGACGACCTTGTCCGACAACTCCTTAATATTCAAAGAATGTTCCATGCATACTTACACCTAGTCAAAGTAAACACACCTGCTCACTTTAATCCGTACAGTAAAGATATGTCAGATATAGAATGGTTTATAGGTAAGTATAACATAAAAAAATATACAAAAACCATTTATAACGATTTTACAGAAGAAGAAGGAATAAAACATTTTGCCTTTCAAATAGGAGCTGATATTGTTGCCTTAGGAACAAGACAACATACAGGTGTTATACATTTACTTAGCGAATCTATAGCAGAAAATGTGGTAAATCACTCATTCGTACCCGTATGGACATATAAAATAGAGTAA
- a CDS encoding TolC family protein: MKIYYIFFTLTCLFASVSFTAQAQEINNKGSRSLSLEEAISIALQNNEQIKTAQLEVPKSKARVDELIATGMPQVNASVAFNANPIPQSSLVSGAGFARLGNPNAKINADSIPDIKFTVQQTYDGNAGIRLSQLVFDGSYFVGLKAAKVYKELSVKNVEKTEIDITESVMKAYYNVLINTQRITVLENNFSRLDSLLKETQIMFQNGYVGKIDVDRIRLSFNNIRVELNKFKKLNELGYKLLNFQMGIDLNEPIILTDKLEYVSLDVPSTESDIFYYDKRIEYSILQTNKTLSNLNSIRLKSQYLPVVNIAGYYGFNTATSNISQYYRADRWLSSGTIGIHITMPIFDGSARVFRVQQSKIESQQIEHQMSLTKKKIDLEIEQAKNLIEYSLENLEIQKQNRELSQEIYNTTKLKYEQGVGSNLELTEADAAFKQAQVVYYSALYDVIIAKIELEKSLGILRKQK, translated from the coding sequence ATGAAAATATATTATATTTTTTTTACGCTTACTTGTCTTTTTGCATCGGTATCTTTTACCGCACAAGCACAAGAAATAAATAATAAAGGTAGCAGAAGTTTGTCATTAGAAGAAGCAATATCCATTGCATTACAAAATAATGAACAAATAAAAACAGCACAGTTAGAGGTACCAAAATCAAAAGCACGAGTAGATGAATTAATTGCAACAGGAATGCCCCAAGTAAATGCTTCCGTTGCCTTTAATGCAAATCCGATTCCACAATCATCCTTAGTGAGCGGGGCTGGTTTTGCAAGATTAGGAAATCCTAATGCTAAGATAAATGCTGACTCTATTCCTGATATAAAATTTACAGTGCAACAAACATACGATGGAAATGCAGGTATACGCCTTTCCCAACTCGTATTTGATGGCTCTTATTTTGTTGGATTAAAAGCCGCAAAAGTTTATAAAGAACTTTCTGTAAAAAATGTAGAAAAAACAGAGATAGATATTACAGAATCAGTTATGAAAGCATATTATAACGTTCTCATAAACACTCAAAGAATAACTGTATTAGAAAATAATTTTTCTCGATTAGATTCCTTACTGAAAGAAACACAAATTATGTTCCAAAATGGATATGTAGGGAAAATAGACGTAGATAGAATACGACTCTCTTTTAATAATATACGCGTAGAATTAAATAAATTTAAAAAACTGAATGAACTTGGGTATAAACTCCTCAATTTTCAAATGGGAATAGACCTCAATGAACCAATTATTCTCACAGATAAATTAGAATACGTTTCCTTAGACGTCCCTTCTACAGAATCTGACATTTTTTATTATGACAAGAGAATAGAATACTCTATTCTACAAACAAATAAAACTCTGTCAAATCTCAATTCTATCAGATTAAAATCTCAATACCTGCCAGTAGTAAATATAGCAGGTTATTATGGTTTTAATACCGCTACTTCTAATATTTCTCAATATTATAGAGCAGACAGATGGCTATCATCAGGAACTATAGGAATACATATTACCATGCCTATTTTTGATGGCTCTGCAAGAGTGTTTCGGGTACAACAATCTAAAATAGAAAGTCAACAAATTGAGCATCAAATGAGTTTAACAAAAAAAAAAATTGACTTAGAAATAGAGCAAGCAAAAAATTTAATAGAATATAGTTTGGAAAATTTAGAAATACAAAAACAAAATAGAGAACTATCGCAAGAAATTTATAATACCACAAAACTAAAATATGAACAGGGGGTAGGCAGTAATTTAGAACTTACAGAAGCAGATGCCGCTTTTAAACAAGCACAAGTGGTTTACTACTCCGCCCTTTACGATGTCATTATTGCAAAAATTGAATTAGAAAAATCATTAGGAATATTAAGAAAACAAAAATAA